The following coding sequences lie in one Haematobia irritans isolate KBUSLIRL chromosome 3, ASM5000362v1, whole genome shotgun sequence genomic window:
- the LOC142229020 gene encoding uncharacterized protein LOC142229020 isoform X1 has translation MGFRSFNNSRTSSSINCSRYLNHKCQNCSIWKKLCRKIIKDYCRKQCRENYSIFNGGNSINIRIRRSSAKGTKEIQDNCCPCVRDPCDTKSWEHTFTPKCNRDTERDMVKITEYEKLAMKNKRNSNNKDQSKSNHGKSHLKTVRRDETQIYSQNDRNAQKDFQMGGMKRKTKSKNSDRLDPNIRLSERNSTGIGTEKHKTSNQDPGESQQPKEKRKRKSMDFRGNSQRRDSQQPKRKRKSMDSNRNSQQHGGEITEPSKSKRNKSEDMVSNEIEKIIKTRQNNKPGGESKKTRDQIVSIPKNNSNKDNIRRKSQPLDKHAMKDKGKFSKQNLLRNSIITDLRWKVRNGKEIHAITKVPSPKIGPQKEENNVYPSKIIKPSRFDEKPWDILRAAMEQRELSVLNCKPTCVACPCYPPICPNPCFCPN, from the exons atgggGTTTCGTTCCTTCAACAATTCAAGGACCTCAAG TAGCATAAATTGTTCCAGATATCTGAATCACAAATGTCAAAACTGCTCCATTTGGAAAAAGCTTTGTCGAAAAATTATCAAGGACTATTGCCGTAAACAGTGTCGGGAGAATTATTCGATATTTAATGGTGGCAATAGCATCAATATAAGAATTCGAAGATCTTCGGCAAAAG gtacaaAGGAGATTCAAGATAATTGTTGCCCCTGTGTAAGAGACCCATGTGATACCAAGTCCTGGGAACACACATTTACTCCCAAATGCAATAGAGACACTGAAAGGGATATGGTTAAAATAACTGAATATGAGAAATTAGCAATGAAGAATAAAAGAAATTCCAATAATAAGGACCAATCTAAATCTAATCATGGCAAGTCACATTTGAAAACTGTTAGGAGAGATGAGACTCAAATATATTCTCAAAATGATAGGAATGCACAGAAAGATTTTCAAATGGGTGGCATGAAACggaaaacaaaatccaaaaacaGTG ATCGCCTTGATCCAAATATACGACTTTCTGAGAGAAATAGTACTGGCATAGGCACGGAAAAGCACAAAACGTCCAATCAGGACCCAGGAGAAAGTCAACAACCAAAAGAGAAACGGAAAAGAAAATCCATGGACTTCAGGGGAAATTCACAGCGCAGAGACAGTCAACAACCAAAACGGAAAAGAAAATCCATGGACTCCAATAGAAATTCACAACAACATGGTGGAGAAATTACCGAACCCTCTAAAAGCAAAAGAAATAAATCTGAAGACATGGTTTCTAATGAAATTGAAAAGATAATTAAAACAAGACAAAATAATAAACCAGGTGGGGAGAGTAAAAAGACAAGAGATCAGATCGTGAGCATACCAAAAAATAACTCCAATAAGGACAATATACGGCGGAAGTCTCAACCGCTGGACAAACATGCAATGAAAGATaaaggcaaattttccaaacaaaatcTTTTAAGGAATTCCATTATTACTGATTTGCGTTGGAAAGTTCGAAACGGCAAAGAAATTCATGCTATAACGAAAGTACCTTcaccaaaaattggaccacaaaaagaggaaaataatgtctaCCCCAGCAAAATTATAAAGCCTTCAAGATTCGATGAAAAACCTTGGGATATTTTAAGAGCTGCCATGGAACAACGTGAACTGAG TGTTCTGAATTGTAAACCAACTTGTGTGGCTTGTCCTTGCTATCCTCCGATTTGCCCTAATCCCTGTTTTTGTCCTAATTAA
- the LOC142229020 gene encoding uncharacterized protein LOC142229020 isoform X2: MGFRSFNNSRTSSINCSRYLNHKCQNCSIWKKLCRKIIKDYCRKQCRENYSIFNGGNSINIRIRRSSAKGTKEIQDNCCPCVRDPCDTKSWEHTFTPKCNRDTERDMVKITEYEKLAMKNKRNSNNKDQSKSNHGKSHLKTVRRDETQIYSQNDRNAQKDFQMGGMKRKTKSKNSDRLDPNIRLSERNSTGIGTEKHKTSNQDPGESQQPKEKRKRKSMDFRGNSQRRDSQQPKRKRKSMDSNRNSQQHGGEITEPSKSKRNKSEDMVSNEIEKIIKTRQNNKPGGESKKTRDQIVSIPKNNSNKDNIRRKSQPLDKHAMKDKGKFSKQNLLRNSIITDLRWKVRNGKEIHAITKVPSPKIGPQKEENNVYPSKIIKPSRFDEKPWDILRAAMEQRELSVLNCKPTCVACPCYPPICPNPCFCPN; this comes from the exons atgggGTTTCGTTCCTTCAACAATTCAAGGACCTCAAG CATAAATTGTTCCAGATATCTGAATCACAAATGTCAAAACTGCTCCATTTGGAAAAAGCTTTGTCGAAAAATTATCAAGGACTATTGCCGTAAACAGTGTCGGGAGAATTATTCGATATTTAATGGTGGCAATAGCATCAATATAAGAATTCGAAGATCTTCGGCAAAAG gtacaaAGGAGATTCAAGATAATTGTTGCCCCTGTGTAAGAGACCCATGTGATACCAAGTCCTGGGAACACACATTTACTCCCAAATGCAATAGAGACACTGAAAGGGATATGGTTAAAATAACTGAATATGAGAAATTAGCAATGAAGAATAAAAGAAATTCCAATAATAAGGACCAATCTAAATCTAATCATGGCAAGTCACATTTGAAAACTGTTAGGAGAGATGAGACTCAAATATATTCTCAAAATGATAGGAATGCACAGAAAGATTTTCAAATGGGTGGCATGAAACggaaaacaaaatccaaaaacaGTG ATCGCCTTGATCCAAATATACGACTTTCTGAGAGAAATAGTACTGGCATAGGCACGGAAAAGCACAAAACGTCCAATCAGGACCCAGGAGAAAGTCAACAACCAAAAGAGAAACGGAAAAGAAAATCCATGGACTTCAGGGGAAATTCACAGCGCAGAGACAGTCAACAACCAAAACGGAAAAGAAAATCCATGGACTCCAATAGAAATTCACAACAACATGGTGGAGAAATTACCGAACCCTCTAAAAGCAAAAGAAATAAATCTGAAGACATGGTTTCTAATGAAATTGAAAAGATAATTAAAACAAGACAAAATAATAAACCAGGTGGGGAGAGTAAAAAGACAAGAGATCAGATCGTGAGCATACCAAAAAATAACTCCAATAAGGACAATATACGGCGGAAGTCTCAACCGCTGGACAAACATGCAATGAAAGATaaaggcaaattttccaaacaaaatcTTTTAAGGAATTCCATTATTACTGATTTGCGTTGGAAAGTTCGAAACGGCAAAGAAATTCATGCTATAACGAAAGTACCTTcaccaaaaattggaccacaaaaagaggaaaataatgtctaCCCCAGCAAAATTATAAAGCCTTCAAGATTCGATGAAAAACCTTGGGATATTTTAAGAGCTGCCATGGAACAACGTGAACTGAG TGTTCTGAATTGTAAACCAACTTGTGTGGCTTGTCCTTGCTATCCTCCGATTTGCCCTAATCCCTGTTTTTGTCCTAATTAA